The proteins below come from a single Candidatus Cetobacterium colombiensis genomic window:
- the dapF gene encoding diaminopimelate epimerase: MKFSKMQGAGNDFLLFDGVKNKYENYSEMARKLCDRRYGVGGDGIMIAEESQIADIKMTYYNSDGSKGEMCGNGIRCFSKFVYEEGIVKKNKIIIETGDGIKEARLTISGEKVDLVTINMGKARLSSKEIPILTEKENVINEIISINGEQLKYSGVLIGVPHAIVISEDLDNVDVNGIGKIMEKNSLFPKGINVNFIQVLEKDRIKIKTWERGAGRTFACGTGSCSGVYIANLLNLVDKEVWVETEGGLLKIELQKDEIFMTGGAETTFKGEVIWE; this comes from the coding sequence TTGAAATTTAGTAAAATGCAAGGTGCAGGAAATGATTTTTTACTGTTTGATGGAGTAAAAAATAAATATGAAAATTATTCAGAGATGGCTCGAAAACTATGTGACAGACGTTATGGAGTTGGAGGAGACGGTATAATGATTGCGGAAGAAAGTCAAATTGCAGATATAAAAATGACTTACTATAACTCTGATGGTTCAAAGGGAGAGATGTGTGGCAATGGAATTAGATGTTTTTCAAAATTTGTCTATGAAGAAGGAATTGTAAAAAAAAATAAAATAATAATAGAAACAGGGGATGGAATAAAAGAAGCGAGACTAACAATAAGCGGTGAAAAAGTGGATTTAGTAACTATAAATATGGGTAAAGCAAGGTTAAGCTCAAAAGAAATTCCAATTTTAACTGAAAAAGAAAATGTTATAAATGAGATTATTTCTATAAATGGAGAGCAATTAAAATATTCAGGGGTTTTAATAGGGGTTCCTCATGCAATAGTTATAAGCGAAGATTTAGATAATGTTGATGTAAATGGAATAGGAAAAATAATGGAAAAAAATTCATTATTTCCTAAAGGTATAAATGTTAACTTTATTCAAGTTTTAGAAAAAGATAGAATCAAAATAAAAACATGGGAAAGAGGAGCAGGAAGAACATTTGCTTGTGGAACAGGGTCATGTTCAGGAGTTTATATAGCAAATTTATTAAATTTAGTAGATAAAGAAGTATGGGTAGAAACAGAAGGCGGTTTATTAAAAATTGAACTTCAAAAAGATGAAATATTTATGACAGGTGGAGCAGAAACCACATTTAAAGGAGAGGTAATATGGGAATAG
- a CDS encoding hemolysin family protein has translation MGIAEKLMFILFLILISAFFSMAEISLAGARKIKLQLLVDEGNENAKKVVDLQSNPGNFFTTVQIGLNIVAILAGIIGDGVLSPIITKYISNPTVAFLISFTFVTGAFVEFADLIPKRLAMVYPEKIALTLVNPMTITIKILTPIVWIFSGVANLVFKAFNTPNSRDELITHDDIFALVDAGAEAGVVHSKEHHLIENVFELEQRWVSSAMTTRDEIIYFTLEETEESIKQKIAEYPHSKFLVCESDIDSIYGYVGSKDILPRILKGESSGLQNIKEITNRNILIIPNTLTLSEMLDRFNEAREDFAVILNEYAHVVGVITLNDVVSTLMGDVVYPMQEEYIIKRGDGSWLIDGVTATEDVKKVLEIESFPEEDSYETIAGFMMYMLKSIPKKGAHIEFDGYSFEVVDVDNFKIDQLLVIKEQKFPVEEIEE, from the coding sequence ATGGGAATAGCAGAAAAATTAATGTTTATTCTTTTTTTGATTTTAATAAGTGCATTTTTTTCAATGGCTGAAATCTCTTTAGCTGGAGCAAGAAAAATAAAATTGCAATTGTTAGTAGATGAGGGAAATGAAAATGCAAAAAAAGTAGTAGATTTACAAAGTAATCCTGGAAATTTTTTCACAACAGTTCAAATAGGATTGAATATAGTAGCAATTTTAGCGGGTATTATAGGAGATGGTGTTTTATCTCCAATAATAACAAAATATATATCTAATCCAACCGTAGCATTTCTAATATCATTTACTTTTGTAACTGGAGCGTTTGTAGAGTTTGCAGATTTAATTCCGAAAAGATTAGCAATGGTATATCCAGAAAAAATAGCTTTAACTCTTGTAAATCCTATGACTATAACAATAAAAATATTAACACCAATAGTATGGATTTTTAGTGGAGTGGCCAACTTAGTTTTTAAAGCTTTTAATACTCCAAATTCAAGAGATGAACTAATAACACACGATGATATTTTTGCATTAGTCGATGCTGGAGCAGAAGCGGGAGTTGTACATTCTAAAGAACATCACTTAATAGAAAATGTATTTGAACTTGAACAAAGATGGGTTTCATCAGCAATGACAACAAGAGATGAAATAATATATTTTACTTTAGAAGAAACAGAAGAAAGTATAAAACAAAAAATTGCAGAGTATCCACATTCTAAATTTTTAGTATGTGAAAGTGATATTGATTCAATATATGGATATGTAGGATCTAAAGATATATTACCTAGAATTTTAAAAGGGGAATCAAGTGGGCTTCAAAATATAAAAGAAATTACTAACAGAAATATATTGATTATTCCAAATACTTTAACTTTATCAGAAATGTTAGATAGATTTAATGAAGCAAGAGAGGATTTTGCAGTTATTTTAAACGAATATGCTCACGTTGTAGGGGTTATAACATTAAATGACGTTGTATCTACTTTAATGGGAGATGTAGTTTATCCAATGCAAGAAGAGTATATTATAAAAAGAGGAGATGGTTCTTGGCTAATCGATGGTGTTACAGCTACTGAGGATGTGAAAAAAGTATTGGAAATAGAATCTTTTCCTGAAGAGGATAGTTATGAAACAATTGCAGGATTTATGATGTATATGTTAAAAAGTATTCCTAAAAAGGGTGCTCATATAGAATTTGATGGATATAGTTTTGAAGTTGTTGATGTAGATAATTTTAAAATAGATCAGTTGCTTGTAATAAAAGAACAAAAATTTCCTGTAGAGGAAATAGAGGAATAA